The Tripterygium wilfordii isolate XIE 37 chromosome 4, ASM1340144v1, whole genome shotgun sequence genome has a window encoding:
- the LOC119995941 gene encoding nuclear pore complex protein NUP214 isoform X3 codes for MASPPEESKGNGRVVELEEIEGDVVATTDYIFENIGQPVPVLKDSSSTAYDFESPPSQALAVSERFELTFAAHPSGFYAVRTKDVIDSAKEIKEKGTGLSLQELSVVDLPIGKVHILALSVDSSTLAVGVGGDIHLFAVDALLKKELKPAISCSLDESSCVKDIRWSNKPENAYVALSNQGELYHGGIDGSLNDVMNNIDAVEWSIKGKFIAVARKDTLSILSSKYEERLKMSLSFKSWSGNSDDNSIVKVDTIRWVRPDCIVLGCFRLTADGNEENYVVQVLKSKEGSITNASSQPAALSFYDIFPGLVDDIVPSGRGPYLFFSYLDQCELAIAANVKNTDQHIALLDWSRDDLKSEVAVLDIERDTWLPRIELQDNGDDNLIVGLCIDKVSVYGKVKVQLGVDEEKELSPYCILMCLTLEGKLVMFNLASATGYKVSPGIVPAFRDEEDTVTMLPAENSSSKLSSDMKEQNREQVASLQDVNRKEIDTSKAPEIPIRENLMSSEKTESSSLTLVSSHIRHKDTVTVNQEMETKANPNSFMVDGQQKVPAIGLHRDTDGHPTGFSSQKFLNSGQSTSKTSAVEGYYTGRDSSKLDAQRFSGFRSSNSSFVGKAPTDTPSQLNQNTLHKHVDLGTDSLGKNGPMGLQSALSQSWSGGKTMSSGGSDTRSQFLSFGNTQGKRTDNIGAYVGGMKVHGNIGEQTFKRDVSSKLSSIKFSSKPAESGGQKTTGTMKIKDMTRELDMLLESIEKDGGFKDSCTVLLKSSVETLETGIRALSDKCRIWKDTVDERVMEIQCLLDKTVEGYAYMVVGGAKFNFFLARKIYIGGIVKQASDSKYWDLWDRQKLSSELELKQRHILQLNQDITNQLIELERHFNTLELNEFGENGEVHAGRRALQSRFGSSRRLQSLHSLHNTMTSQLAAAEQLCECLSRQMALLNIESPAKQKNIKKELFETIGISYDASFSSPDLAKNVDSSSMTKILVASGSATKDQCKRRHSSGMKSSDSETARRRRDSLDRSWASFEPPKTTVKRILLQDSQKARASKSSSLIDKQLIGPYNLELSAGACPKDSSTQLTISYTPGNKGVQDTFLKQASEKQSTLFRWANEFSLASQSAGKSPPIYQTDNVFNSKSSPLLGQNASLSASKPSAMPFQNPFGGSWNKAEDKSGNGASQIVESEVARQAENNLIQNTYISTMLPSDTMPLREESGEFLNLNGELTLPKSSTIGSVKPTTAGTRGLTFGSGEHQDSPNATRATAYASHSPYQNVSPFGVVSREIQPSQNTSSFPTFSVSSSTSSSATINSSSSVSSLMSTPPSIVPTSTSMSSFSNAFTGSRVSTDANQNVSLTSSFSQVASSSDSFSPQAVKTLASRSMPSFSLSSTSVPHKTELQTSVGKLVSKTDGDTTIEPSVRAEPPRTPSESSLNLETVVSSTSTSEIPSEFLSESWDNLKIPNTMNNTPLSAQIGQPSAANIPYSAPVTVSDSTVSGKNDPLEVAVAEDEMEEEAPEVSHATELSLGGLGSFGLGSTSSPNAPKANPFGGVFGSAATNPISSPFPTTVPSGELFRPASFTFQPPQPSPPSQQTSPAAFSGGFGAANIAQAPTVGFGQPSQIGAGQQALGSVLGSFGQSRQLGTGFPGANSASASGFGGGFANAATAGGFAGVASTSGGFAGLASGGGGFVGAASAGGGFGGFAGAASAGGGFGNASSGGGGFGAFSSQGPGGFSAFSGGTGKPPELFTQIRK; via the exons ATGGCTTCTCCACCGGAGGAGTCAAAAGGCAATGGAAGAGTCGTAGAATTGGAAGAAATAGAAGGAGACGTCGTGGCAACCACCGACTACATCTTCGAGAACATTGGCCAACCGGTGCCGGTGTTAAAAGACTCGTCCTCTACCGCATATGACTTCGAAAGCCCTCCGTCGCAGGCTCTTGCAGTCTCGGAGCGTTTCGAGCTCACCTTCGCTGCTCACCCGTCTG GATTTTATGCTGTGAGGACCAAGGATGTTATTGATTCGGCCAAGGAAATCAAGGAGAAGGGGACGGGATTGTCTTTGCAAGAGTTGAGTGTTGTGGACCTTCCAATTGGGAAGGTTCACATTTTGGCTCTGTCTGTTGACTCTTCGACTCTCGCTGTTGGTGTTGGTGGAGATATTCATTTGTTTGCTGTCGATGCGCTTCTCAAGAAG GAGCTAAAACCAGCTATCTCTTGTTCACTCGACGAGTCAAGTTGTGTCAAAGACATACGATGGAGTAATAAGCCAGAGAATGCTTATGTTGCTCTTTCAAATCAAGGGGAGCTGTATCACGGGGGCATTGATGGCTCTCTAAATGATGTCATGAACAACATCGATGCtg TTGAATGGAGTATTAAAGGCAAGTTTATAGCTGTCGCAAGGAAGGACACCCTTAGCATTCTGTCTTCTAAATACGAAGAAAGGCTGAAGATGTCCCTATCATTCAAGTCATGGAGTGGCAATTCTGATGATAACTCCATTGTAAAAG TGGATACTATCAGGTGGGTCCGCCCTGATTGCATAGTTCTAGGATGCTTTCGACTGACTGCAGACGGCAACGAGGAAAATTACGTTGTGCAAGTACTCAAAAGCAAGGAAGGCAGCATTACTAAT GCTTCTTCTCAGCCAGCTGCTTTATCCTTCTATGATATCTTTCCAGGATTGGTCGATGACATTGTGCCCTCTGGAAGGGGACCTTATTTATTCTTTAGCTATTTAGACCAATG TGAGCTCGCAATTGCTGCAAATGTGAAAAATACAGATCAACATATTGCTTTGCTTGATTGGTCTCGAGATGATTTGAAGAGTGAAGTCGCAGTTCTTGACATTGAACGAGATACGTGGCTTCCAAGGATTGAGCTTCAAG ATAACGGTGATGATAATTTGATCGTTGGGCTTTGCATTGATAAGGTCTCTGTATATGGAAAAGTGAAAGTCCAACTTGGAGTTGACGAAGAGAAAGAACTTTCACCTTATTGTATTCTCATGTGTCTTACTCTAGAGGGAAAGCTTGTGATGTTTAATCTTGCAAG TGCTACAGGATATAAAGTCTCACCTGGGATTGTTCCTGCCTTTCGTGATGAGGAGGATACTGTGACTATGCTACCTGCTGAAAATAGTTCATCCAAACTATCTTCGGATATGAAGGAACAAAACCGAGAACAAGTTGCTTCATTGCAAGATGTGAACAGAAAGGAAATAGATACAAGTAAAGCTCCTGAAATTCCTATTAGGGAAAATCTGATGTCTTCAGAGAAGACTGAGAGTTCAAGTTTGACACTCGTGAGCTCTCACATAAGACACAAAGATACTGTAACTGTTAACCAGGAAATGGAGACAAAGGCAAATCCTAATTCTTTTATGGTTGATGGGCAGCAAAAAGTTCCTGCCATAGGGTTGCACCGGGACACCGATGGTCATCCTACAGGGTTTTCTTCACAGAAATTCTTAAATTCAGGTCAATCAACTTCAAAGACTTCAGCTGTTGAGGGTTATTATACGGGTAGAGATTCTAGCAAGTTGGATGCCCAAAGATTTTCTGGATTCAGATCTAGTAATTCTTCTTTTGTAGGAAAAGCTCCAACTGATACCCCCAGTCAATTGAATCAAAATACATTACATAAACACGTAGATCTGGGTACCGATTCACTGGGAAAAAATGGACCTATGGGTCTGCAGAGTGCCTTATCTCAGTCATGGTCAGGTGGGAAAACGATGTCTTCTGGTGGTTCTGATACCAGGTCTCAATTTTTATCTTTCGGCAATACACAAGGCAAAAGAACTGATAACATTGGAGCTTATGTTGGTGGTATGAAAGTTCATGGCAACATTGGTGAACAGACTTTTAAGAGGGATGTTTCCAGCAAATTATCTTCTATCAAATTTTCCTCTAAGCCAGCAGAGAGTGGAGGACAGAAAACAACTGGGACAATGAAG ATCAAAGATATGACCAGAGAGTTGGATATGCTTTTGGAAAGTATAGAAAAAGACGGTGGCTTCAAGGATTCCTGCACCGTTCTTCTGAAAAGCTCAGTTGAAACACTGGAGACGGGCATAAGAGCTCTCTCTGACAAATGCAGAATCTGGAAG GACACTGTGGATGAGCGGGTGATGGAGATCCAATGCCTTCTTGATAAAACTGTTGAAG GATATGCTTACATGGTTGTTGGAGGAGCGAAATTTAACTTCT TTTTGGCAAGGAAAATATACATAGGGGGTATTGTCAAGCAAGCTTCTGACAGTAAATATTGGGACCTCTGGGATCGTCAGAAGTTGAGTTCTGAACTTGAGCTGAAGCAGCGACATATCTTGCAATTAAACCAG GATATTACCAATCAGTTAATTGAGCTAGAGAGGCATTTCAATACCCTTGAGCTCAATGAATTTGGCGAGAATGGTGAAGTTCACGCTGGTCGAAGGGCTCTTCAAAGTAGATTTGGTTCTTCAAG GCGCCTACAATCCTTGCACAGTTTACATAACACAATGACTTCTCAATTGGCTGCTGCTGAACAACTTTGTGAATGTCTCTCAAGACAAATGGCTCTGCTGAATATTGAGTCacctgcaaaacaaaaaaatattaaaaaagaatTATTTGAAACTATTGGAATCTCCTATGATGCCTCTTTCAGCTCTCCAGATTTAGCAAAAAATGTTGACAGCTCTTCAATGACGAAAATACTAGTTGCTTCTGGATCTGCTACTAAAGATCAGTGCAAAAGGCGCCATTCAAGTGGTATGAAAAGTTCTGATTCGGAAACTGCGAGGAGACGGAGAGACTCGTTGGATCGG AGTTGGGCTAGTTTTGAGCCTCCAAAAACAACTGTGAAAAGGATCCTTTTGCAAGATTCTCAGAAGGCACGTGCGAGTAAATCGTCCTCATTGATTGATAAGCAGCTCATTGGTCCTTACAACCTGGAGCTATCAGCAGGTGCTTGCCCAAAGGATAGCTCGACTCAGTTGACCATTTCATACACGCCTGGAAACAAAG GTGTTCAGGATACATTCCTCAAACAGGCCTCTGAGAAACAGTCAACCCTGTTTAGATGGGCTAATGAATTTTCATTAGCATCACAGTCTGCTGGAAAAAGCCCTCCCATCTACCAAACTGACAATGTTTTCAACTCCAAATCATCTCCTTTGCTGGGTCAAAATGCATCATTGTCAGCATCCAAACCGTCTGCTATGCCATTCCAAAATCCTTTTGGGGGAAGTTGGAATAAAGCTGAAGATAAATCAGGCAATGGGGCCTCACAAATTGTGGAGTCTGAGGTTGCACGACAAGCTGAAAATAATCTCattcaaaatacatatatatctacaaTGTTGCCCTCAGATACAATGCCATTGCGGGAGGAATCCGGGGAGTTTCTAAATTTGAACGGCGAATTGACTTTGCCCAAAAGTTCAACAATTGGAAGTGTGAAGCCTACGACAGCTGGTACGAGAGGTTTGACTTTTGGATCTGGTGAACATCAGGACTCTCCAAATGCCACCCGAGCTACTGCTTATGCTTCCCACAGCCCGTATCAAAATGTTTCCCCTTTTGGTGTTGTATCACGTGAAATCCAGCCTAGTCAAAATACATCTTCTTTTCCTACATTCTCagtatcatcatcaacatcatcttCCGCAACAATCAATTCCTCATCATCTGTCTCATCTCTGATGTCTACTCCACCTTCAATTGTGCCAACATCTACATCTATGTCGTCATTTAGCAATGCTTTTACTGGCTCGAGAGTGAGCACAGATGCTAATCAAAATGTATCTTTGACATCTTCATTCTCTCAAGTCGCCTCCTCTTCTGATTCTTTCTCTCCTCAAGCTGTAAAGACACTGGCATCCAGGTCTATGCCCTCATTTTCTCTAAGTTCAACATCAGTGCCTCATAAGACTGAACTTCAAACCTCAGTGGGAAAACTTGTTTCAAAGACAGATGGAGATACTACAATAGAACCCTCTGTTCGAGCTGAACCTCCTAGAACTCCTAGCGAGTCTAGTTTGAATCTTGAAACTGTAGTGTCATCTACTTCTACATCTGAAATTCCATCTGAATTTTTATCTGAAAGCTGGGACAACTTGAAGATACCGAATACAATGAATAACACACCTTTAAGTGCTCAAATTGGACAGCCATCTGCTGCAAATATTCCTTACTCAGCACCTGTCACAGTGTCCGATTCTACTGTGAGTGGTAAAAATGATCCCTTAGAAGTTGCTGTTGCCGAGGATGAGATGGAGGAGGAGGCGCCTGAGGTAAGCCATGCAACTGAGCTTAGTTTGGGAGGTCTTGGCAGTTTTGGGCTTGGTTCGACTTCCAGCCCCAATGCTCCAAAAGCAAATCCATTCGGTGGTGTATTTGGGAGTGCAGCAACCAATCCAATAAGCTCTCCTTTCCCTACGACTGTTCCTAGTGGAGAGTTGTTTCGTCCTGCATCTTTTACCTTCCAGCCTCCGCAGCCTTCTCCACCATCCCAGCAAACAAGCCCGGCTGCATTCTCTGGTGGCTTTGGTGCTGCAAATATTGCTCAAGCTCCCACAGTTGGCTTTGGCCAGCCATCTCAGATTGGGGCAGGGCAGCAGGCGCTGGGATCGGTTCTTGGTTCTTTTGGGCAGTCAAGACAGCTTGGCACAGGTTTTCCAGGGGCTAATTCTGCTTCTGCAAGTGGTTTTGGTGGTGGTTTTGCAAATGCTGCAACAGCAGGTGGCTTTGCTGGTGTTGCTTCTACTAGTGGTGGATTTGCTGGTTTGGCCTCAGGTGGTGGTGGATTTGTTGGCGCGGCTTCAGCTGGGGGAGGATTCGGAGGATTCGCTGGAGCTGCCTCAGCTGGTGGTGGTTTTGGAAATGCTTCTTCAGGAG GTGGTGGATTTGGGGCCTTCAGCAGTCAGGGACCTGGTGGTTTCTCAGCTTTTAGTGGTGGCACTGGAAAACCTCCCGAGCTCTTCACACAGATCAGAAAATAG
- the LOC119995941 gene encoding nuclear pore complex protein NUP214 isoform X1 encodes MASPPEESKGNGRVVELEEIEGDVVATTDYIFENIGQPVPVLKDSSSTAYDFESPPSQALAVSERFELTFAAHPSGFYAVRTKDVIDSAKEIKEKGTGLSLQELSVVDLPIGKVHILALSVDSSTLAVGVGGDIHLFAVDALLKKELKPAISCSLDESSCVKDIRWSNKPENAYVALSNQGELYHGGIDGSLNDVMNNIDAVEWSIKGKFIAVARKDTLSILSSKYEERLKMSLSFKSWSGNSDDNSIVKVDTIRWVRPDCIVLGCFRLTADGNEENYVVQVLKSKEGSITNASSQPAALSFYDIFPGLVDDIVPSGRGPYLFFSYLDQCELAIAANVKNTDQHIALLDWSRDDLKSEVAVLDIERDTWLPRIELQDNGDDNLIVGLCIDKVSVYGKVKVQLGVDEEKELSPYCILMCLTLEGKLVMFNLASATGYKVSPGIVPAFRDEEDTVTMLPAENSSSKLSSDMKEQNREQVASLQDVNRKEIDTSKAPEIPIRENLMSSEKTESSSLTLVSSHIRHKDTVTVNQEMETKANPNSFMVDGQQKVPAIGLHRDTDGHPTGFSSQKFLNSGQSTSKTSAVEGYYTGRDSSKLDAQRFSGFRSSNSSFVGKAPTDTPSQLNQNTLHKHVDLGTDSLGKNGPMGLQSALSQSWSGGKTMSSGGSDTRSQFLSFGNTQGKRTDNIGAYVGGMKVHGNIGEQTFKRDVSSKLSSIKFSSKPAESGGQKTTGTMKVDSLASTCSSQILSKEEISFGNSNIHKTDITKDEFKLPTPLGMVNCEPNRSKQFGNIKDMTRELDMLLESIEKDGGFKDSCTVLLKSSVETLETGIRALSDKCRIWKDTVDERVMEIQCLLDKTVEGYAYMVVGGAKFNFFLARKIYIGGIVKQASDSKYWDLWDRQKLSSELELKQRHILQLNQDITNQLIELERHFNTLELNEFGENGEVHAGRRALQSRFGSSRRLQSLHSLHNTMTSQLAAAEQLCECLSRQMALLNIESPAKQKNIKKELFETIGISYDASFSSPDLAKNVDSSSMTKILVASGSATKDQCKRRHSSGMKSSDSETARRRRDSLDRSWASFEPPKTTVKRILLQDSQKARASKSSSLIDKQLIGPYNLELSAGACPKDSSTQLTISYTPGNKGVQDTFLKQASEKQSTLFRWANEFSLASQSAGKSPPIYQTDNVFNSKSSPLLGQNASLSASKPSAMPFQNPFGGSWNKAEDKSGNGASQIVESEVARQAENNLIQNTYISTMLPSDTMPLREESGEFLNLNGELTLPKSSTIGSVKPTTAGTRGLTFGSGEHQDSPNATRATAYASHSPYQNVSPFGVVSREIQPSQNTSSFPTFSVSSSTSSSATINSSSSVSSLMSTPPSIVPTSTSMSSFSNAFTGSRVSTDANQNVSLTSSFSQVASSSDSFSPQAVKTLASRSMPSFSLSSTSVPHKTELQTSVGKLVSKTDGDTTIEPSVRAEPPRTPSESSLNLETVVSSTSTSEIPSEFLSESWDNLKIPNTMNNTPLSAQIGQPSAANIPYSAPVTVSDSTVSGKNDPLEVAVAEDEMEEEAPEVSHATELSLGGLGSFGLGSTSSPNAPKANPFGGVFGSAATNPISSPFPTTVPSGELFRPASFTFQPPQPSPPSQQTSPAAFSGGFGAANIAQAPTVGFGQPSQIGAGQQALGSVLGSFGQSRQLGTGFPGANSASASGFGGGFANAATAGGFAGVASTSGGFAGLASGGGGFVGAASAGGGFGGFAGAASAGGGFGNASSGGGGFGAFSSQGPGGFSAFSGGTGKPPELFTQIRK; translated from the exons ATGGCTTCTCCACCGGAGGAGTCAAAAGGCAATGGAAGAGTCGTAGAATTGGAAGAAATAGAAGGAGACGTCGTGGCAACCACCGACTACATCTTCGAGAACATTGGCCAACCGGTGCCGGTGTTAAAAGACTCGTCCTCTACCGCATATGACTTCGAAAGCCCTCCGTCGCAGGCTCTTGCAGTCTCGGAGCGTTTCGAGCTCACCTTCGCTGCTCACCCGTCTG GATTTTATGCTGTGAGGACCAAGGATGTTATTGATTCGGCCAAGGAAATCAAGGAGAAGGGGACGGGATTGTCTTTGCAAGAGTTGAGTGTTGTGGACCTTCCAATTGGGAAGGTTCACATTTTGGCTCTGTCTGTTGACTCTTCGACTCTCGCTGTTGGTGTTGGTGGAGATATTCATTTGTTTGCTGTCGATGCGCTTCTCAAGAAG GAGCTAAAACCAGCTATCTCTTGTTCACTCGACGAGTCAAGTTGTGTCAAAGACATACGATGGAGTAATAAGCCAGAGAATGCTTATGTTGCTCTTTCAAATCAAGGGGAGCTGTATCACGGGGGCATTGATGGCTCTCTAAATGATGTCATGAACAACATCGATGCtg TTGAATGGAGTATTAAAGGCAAGTTTATAGCTGTCGCAAGGAAGGACACCCTTAGCATTCTGTCTTCTAAATACGAAGAAAGGCTGAAGATGTCCCTATCATTCAAGTCATGGAGTGGCAATTCTGATGATAACTCCATTGTAAAAG TGGATACTATCAGGTGGGTCCGCCCTGATTGCATAGTTCTAGGATGCTTTCGACTGACTGCAGACGGCAACGAGGAAAATTACGTTGTGCAAGTACTCAAAAGCAAGGAAGGCAGCATTACTAAT GCTTCTTCTCAGCCAGCTGCTTTATCCTTCTATGATATCTTTCCAGGATTGGTCGATGACATTGTGCCCTCTGGAAGGGGACCTTATTTATTCTTTAGCTATTTAGACCAATG TGAGCTCGCAATTGCTGCAAATGTGAAAAATACAGATCAACATATTGCTTTGCTTGATTGGTCTCGAGATGATTTGAAGAGTGAAGTCGCAGTTCTTGACATTGAACGAGATACGTGGCTTCCAAGGATTGAGCTTCAAG ATAACGGTGATGATAATTTGATCGTTGGGCTTTGCATTGATAAGGTCTCTGTATATGGAAAAGTGAAAGTCCAACTTGGAGTTGACGAAGAGAAAGAACTTTCACCTTATTGTATTCTCATGTGTCTTACTCTAGAGGGAAAGCTTGTGATGTTTAATCTTGCAAG TGCTACAGGATATAAAGTCTCACCTGGGATTGTTCCTGCCTTTCGTGATGAGGAGGATACTGTGACTATGCTACCTGCTGAAAATAGTTCATCCAAACTATCTTCGGATATGAAGGAACAAAACCGAGAACAAGTTGCTTCATTGCAAGATGTGAACAGAAAGGAAATAGATACAAGTAAAGCTCCTGAAATTCCTATTAGGGAAAATCTGATGTCTTCAGAGAAGACTGAGAGTTCAAGTTTGACACTCGTGAGCTCTCACATAAGACACAAAGATACTGTAACTGTTAACCAGGAAATGGAGACAAAGGCAAATCCTAATTCTTTTATGGTTGATGGGCAGCAAAAAGTTCCTGCCATAGGGTTGCACCGGGACACCGATGGTCATCCTACAGGGTTTTCTTCACAGAAATTCTTAAATTCAGGTCAATCAACTTCAAAGACTTCAGCTGTTGAGGGTTATTATACGGGTAGAGATTCTAGCAAGTTGGATGCCCAAAGATTTTCTGGATTCAGATCTAGTAATTCTTCTTTTGTAGGAAAAGCTCCAACTGATACCCCCAGTCAATTGAATCAAAATACATTACATAAACACGTAGATCTGGGTACCGATTCACTGGGAAAAAATGGACCTATGGGTCTGCAGAGTGCCTTATCTCAGTCATGGTCAGGTGGGAAAACGATGTCTTCTGGTGGTTCTGATACCAGGTCTCAATTTTTATCTTTCGGCAATACACAAGGCAAAAGAACTGATAACATTGGAGCTTATGTTGGTGGTATGAAAGTTCATGGCAACATTGGTGAACAGACTTTTAAGAGGGATGTTTCCAGCAAATTATCTTCTATCAAATTTTCCTCTAAGCCAGCAGAGAGTGGAGGACAGAAAACAACTGGGACAATGAAGGTTGACTCATTGGCTTCTACTTGCAGCTCGCAAAttttgtccaaagaagaaatttCATTTGGGAATTCTAACATCCATAAGACTGACATTACCAAGGATGAATTTAAACTTCCAACTCCTCTGGGGATGGTGAATTGTGAACCAAACCGATCAAAACAATTTGGCAAT ATCAAAGATATGACCAGAGAGTTGGATATGCTTTTGGAAAGTATAGAAAAAGACGGTGGCTTCAAGGATTCCTGCACCGTTCTTCTGAAAAGCTCAGTTGAAACACTGGAGACGGGCATAAGAGCTCTCTCTGACAAATGCAGAATCTGGAAG GACACTGTGGATGAGCGGGTGATGGAGATCCAATGCCTTCTTGATAAAACTGTTGAAG GATATGCTTACATGGTTGTTGGAGGAGCGAAATTTAACTTCT TTTTGGCAAGGAAAATATACATAGGGGGTATTGTCAAGCAAGCTTCTGACAGTAAATATTGGGACCTCTGGGATCGTCAGAAGTTGAGTTCTGAACTTGAGCTGAAGCAGCGACATATCTTGCAATTAAACCAG GATATTACCAATCAGTTAATTGAGCTAGAGAGGCATTTCAATACCCTTGAGCTCAATGAATTTGGCGAGAATGGTGAAGTTCACGCTGGTCGAAGGGCTCTTCAAAGTAGATTTGGTTCTTCAAG GCGCCTACAATCCTTGCACAGTTTACATAACACAATGACTTCTCAATTGGCTGCTGCTGAACAACTTTGTGAATGTCTCTCAAGACAAATGGCTCTGCTGAATATTGAGTCacctgcaaaacaaaaaaatattaaaaaagaatTATTTGAAACTATTGGAATCTCCTATGATGCCTCTTTCAGCTCTCCAGATTTAGCAAAAAATGTTGACAGCTCTTCAATGACGAAAATACTAGTTGCTTCTGGATCTGCTACTAAAGATCAGTGCAAAAGGCGCCATTCAAGTGGTATGAAAAGTTCTGATTCGGAAACTGCGAGGAGACGGAGAGACTCGTTGGATCGG AGTTGGGCTAGTTTTGAGCCTCCAAAAACAACTGTGAAAAGGATCCTTTTGCAAGATTCTCAGAAGGCACGTGCGAGTAAATCGTCCTCATTGATTGATAAGCAGCTCATTGGTCCTTACAACCTGGAGCTATCAGCAGGTGCTTGCCCAAAGGATAGCTCGACTCAGTTGACCATTTCATACACGCCTGGAAACAAAG GTGTTCAGGATACATTCCTCAAACAGGCCTCTGAGAAACAGTCAACCCTGTTTAGATGGGCTAATGAATTTTCATTAGCATCACAGTCTGCTGGAAAAAGCCCTCCCATCTACCAAACTGACAATGTTTTCAACTCCAAATCATCTCCTTTGCTGGGTCAAAATGCATCATTGTCAGCATCCAAACCGTCTGCTATGCCATTCCAAAATCCTTTTGGGGGAAGTTGGAATAAAGCTGAAGATAAATCAGGCAATGGGGCCTCACAAATTGTGGAGTCTGAGGTTGCACGACAAGCTGAAAATAATCTCattcaaaatacatatatatctacaaTGTTGCCCTCAGATACAATGCCATTGCGGGAGGAATCCGGGGAGTTTCTAAATTTGAACGGCGAATTGACTTTGCCCAAAAGTTCAACAATTGGAAGTGTGAAGCCTACGACAGCTGGTACGAGAGGTTTGACTTTTGGATCTGGTGAACATCAGGACTCTCCAAATGCCACCCGAGCTACTGCTTATGCTTCCCACAGCCCGTATCAAAATGTTTCCCCTTTTGGTGTTGTATCACGTGAAATCCAGCCTAGTCAAAATACATCTTCTTTTCCTACATTCTCagtatcatcatcaacatcatcttCCGCAACAATCAATTCCTCATCATCTGTCTCATCTCTGATGTCTACTCCACCTTCAATTGTGCCAACATCTACATCTATGTCGTCATTTAGCAATGCTTTTACTGGCTCGAGAGTGAGCACAGATGCTAATCAAAATGTATCTTTGACATCTTCATTCTCTCAAGTCGCCTCCTCTTCTGATTCTTTCTCTCCTCAAGCTGTAAAGACACTGGCATCCAGGTCTATGCCCTCATTTTCTCTAAGTTCAACATCAGTGCCTCATAAGACTGAACTTCAAACCTCAGTGGGAAAACTTGTTTCAAAGACAGATGGAGATACTACAATAGAACCCTCTGTTCGAGCTGAACCTCCTAGAACTCCTAGCGAGTCTAGTTTGAATCTTGAAACTGTAGTGTCATCTACTTCTACATCTGAAATTCCATCTGAATTTTTATCTGAAAGCTGGGACAACTTGAAGATACCGAATACAATGAATAACACACCTTTAAGTGCTCAAATTGGACAGCCATCTGCTGCAAATATTCCTTACTCAGCACCTGTCACAGTGTCCGATTCTACTGTGAGTGGTAAAAATGATCCCTTAGAAGTTGCTGTTGCCGAGGATGAGATGGAGGAGGAGGCGCCTGAGGTAAGCCATGCAACTGAGCTTAGTTTGGGAGGTCTTGGCAGTTTTGGGCTTGGTTCGACTTCCAGCCCCAATGCTCCAAAAGCAAATCCATTCGGTGGTGTATTTGGGAGTGCAGCAACCAATCCAATAAGCTCTCCTTTCCCTACGACTGTTCCTAGTGGAGAGTTGTTTCGTCCTGCATCTTTTACCTTCCAGCCTCCGCAGCCTTCTCCACCATCCCAGCAAACAAGCCCGGCTGCATTCTCTGGTGGCTTTGGTGCTGCAAATATTGCTCAAGCTCCCACAGTTGGCTTTGGCCAGCCATCTCAGATTGGGGCAGGGCAGCAGGCGCTGGGATCGGTTCTTGGTTCTTTTGGGCAGTCAAGACAGCTTGGCACAGGTTTTCCAGGGGCTAATTCTGCTTCTGCAAGTGGTTTTGGTGGTGGTTTTGCAAATGCTGCAACAGCAGGTGGCTTTGCTGGTGTTGCTTCTACTAGTGGTGGATTTGCTGGTTTGGCCTCAGGTGGTGGTGGATTTGTTGGCGCGGCTTCAGCTGGGGGAGGATTCGGAGGATTCGCTGGAGCTGCCTCAGCTGGTGGTGGTTTTGGAAATGCTTCTTCAGGAG GTGGTGGATTTGGGGCCTTCAGCAGTCAGGGACCTGGTGGTTTCTCAGCTTTTAGTGGTGGCACTGGAAAACCTCCCGAGCTCTTCACACAGATCAGAAAATAG